A portion of the Rhinolophus sinicus isolate RSC01 linkage group LG03, ASM3656204v1, whole genome shotgun sequence genome contains these proteins:
- the MRPS17 gene encoding small ribosomal subunit protein uS17m, which yields MSVARSSVHAKWIVGKVIGTAMQKTAKVKVTRLVLDPYLLKYFNKRKTYFAHDALQKCTVGDIVLLKALPVPRTKHVKHELAEIIFKVGQIIDPVTGKPCAGTTYLESPVNLETTHLTKNLEELSISSEQ from the exons ATGTCAGTAGCTCGTTCATCTGTCCATGCCAAATGGATCGTGGGGAAGGTGATTGGGACAGCAATGCAAAAAACTGCTAAAGTGAAAGTCACCAGGCTTGTTCTGGATCCTTACTTATTAAAG TATTTTAATAAACGAAAAACCTACTTTGCTCACGATGCTCTTCAAAAGTGCACGGTTGGGGATATTGTACTTCTTAAAGCATTACCTGTTCCACGAACGAAGCATGTGAAACATGAGCTGGCTGAGATCATTTTCAAAGTTGGACAAATCATAGATCCAGTGACGGGAAAACCCTGTGCAGGAACTACCTACCTGGAGAGTCCAGTTAATTTGGAAACCACCCACCTAACCAAAAATCTGGAAGAACTCAGTATCTCTTCAGAACAATGA